The Muntiacus reevesi chromosome 7, mMunRee1.1, whole genome shotgun sequence genome includes a region encoding these proteins:
- the NOXRED1 gene encoding NADP-dependent oxidoreductase domain-containing protein 1: MDLLEDLETLKFESGIHEEDHNWLYLLGRSHGLMITACAHATFFCKLLRNLRKSVPEKRTSKCHLTGLCEETQDDDALNVGIIGGGHLGKQLARTLLQLVPIPAENLQISTRRPETLDEFKKLGIQCFYQNTSLVGWANVVFLCCLPSQLPNICVEIQTRLGKDCIVYSFVSAIPVPRLKLLLNHTNILRPQYQCAEDLAHIWGANKEITAALQDPVILQATCPYSPAGGISLNIKWLEGMFYALLNFCTAKDIPHSQVLQHLSELFSSQHLEACKKDEAAPLKFQAQDFVSKIYAKNLSQKRPFPLFDLTTVQLKETPFSQYLSNSTTFQDRFIHLYCDSFGISLTKEQEPEVSTGSPSQ, translated from the exons ATGGACCTGCTAGAGGATCTTGAGACCCTGAAGTTTGAGTCCGGGATTCACGAGGAAGACCACAACTGGCTGTATTTGCTGGGCCGTTCTCATGGCCTGATGATCACGGCCTGCGCCCACGCAACCTTCTTCTGCAAGCTACTCCGTAATTTGAG AAAATCAGTACCGGAGAAGCGAACGTCCAAATGTCACTTGACTGGGTTGTGTGAAGAAACTCAGGATGACGACGCGTTAAATGTGGGCATCATCGGAGGCGGCCACCTTGGGAAGCAACTGGCACGCACCCTGCTCCAGCTCGTCCCCATCCCTGCTGAGAATCTGCAGATCTCCACTCGGAGGCCAGAGACCCTGG ATGAATTCAAGAAACTGGGAATCCAGTGCTTTTACCAGAACACTTCTCTGGTTGGATGGGCCAATGTGGTATTCCTCTGCTGCCTGCCATCCCAGCTGCCTAATATCTGCGTAGAAATTCAAACCCGGCTTGGGAAAGACTGTATTGTGTACAGCTTTGTCTCTGCCATCCCAGTACCCAG GTTGAAACTCCTACTGAATCACACTAACATCTTGCGGCCCCAGTATCAGTGTGCTGAAGATCTTGCCCACATCTGGGGGGCCAATAAGGAGATCACCGCTGCTCTCCAAGACCCCGTGATTCTTCAGGCCACCTGCCCCTACAGCCCTGCTG GGGGAATAAGCCTCAACATCAAATGGCTGGAGGGGATGTTCTATGCACTCTtaaacttctgcacagcaaaagacaTCCCCCACTCTCAAGTGCTTCAGCATTTGAGCGAGCTGTTCTCCTCCCAGCACCTCGAGGCCTGTAAGAAGGACGAAGCAGCGCCCTTAAAATTTCAAGCCCAAGATTTTGTCAGTAAGATCTATGCCAAGAACCTGTCTCAGAAACG GCCTTTCCCCTTGTTTGATCTGACTACTGTGCAACTCAAGGAAACTCCCTTTAGCCAGTATCTGTCAAACAGCACTACTTTTCAGGACCGCTTTATCCATCTATATTGTGACTCATTTGGCATCTCCCTAACCAAAGAACAAGAGCCAGAGGTTTCCACGGGTTCTCCATCTCAATAA